A single window of Salvia splendens isolate huo1 chromosome 8, SspV2, whole genome shotgun sequence DNA harbors:
- the LOC121745137 gene encoding ras-related protein RABD2a-like — protein sequence MNPEYDYLFKLLLIGDSGVGKSCLLLRFADDSYLDSYISTIGVDFKIRTVEQDGKTIKLQIWDTAGQERFRTITSSYYRGAHGIIIVYDVTDQESFNNVKQWLNEIDRYASENVNKLLVGNKCDLADNRAVPYETAKAFADEIGIPFMETSAKNATNVEQAFMAMSADIKNRMASQPASNSAKPPTVQIRGQPLAQKSGCCSS from the exons ATGAATCCCGAATA CGACTACTTGTTCAAGCTTCTTTTGATCGGAGACTCTGGTGTTGGCAAGTCATGTCTTCTACTAAGATTTGCT GATGATTCTTACCTTGATAGCTACATCAGCACAATCGGTGTTGACTTT AAAATTCGTACTGTGGAGCAAGATGGAAAGACTATCAAGCTTCAGATA TGGGATACTGCTGGGCAGGAACGTTTCAGAACTATAACTAGTAGCTACTACCGTGGTGCACATGGAATTATA ATAGTATATGATGTAACTGACCAAGAAAGCTTCAACAATGTGAAGCAATGGTTGAATGAGATTGACCGATATGCAAGTGAGAATGTGAACAAGCTCCTTGTTGGAAACAAGTGTGATCTTGCTGATAATCGGGCTGTGCCTTATGAAACAGCAAAG GCATTTGCTGATGAAATTGGTATCCCCTTTATGGAGACTAGTGCCAAAAATGCAACGAACGTCGAACAGGCTTTCATGGCCATGTCCGCTGACATTAAGAATAG GATGGCAAGTCAGCCTGCGTCGAACAGTGCAAAGCCACCTACCGTGCAGATCCGTGGGCAGCCTCTTGCCCAGAAGAGCGGCTGCTGCTCGTCTTAG